In Paludibaculum fermentans, the genomic stretch AACTGTAGTTGCCCACCGCATTCCGCTGGTTCAGGATGTTGTTCTGCGACCGCAGGAACCCCGCCCCGAACTTGAAATTGTGCCGCCCGCGGATCCACGTCAGATCCCCCGAAAGCTGCCGGTTCTGCGAGTCGCGATCGACCGGATTGAAGCCGCCGATGCCCAGCGCCCGGTAGCCCGTGAGACTCATCTGCGAGAACCCGCCGGGAATCGTGTTGTCGCCGCCCTTGATCCCATACTTCGCGTTCAGCAACTGCCCCTGCGTCGAGGCCGGATTGTCGCGCTTGAACAGCGTGAAGTTCCAGCCCGCGCGGACCGAGAGCAGCAGCGTCGGTGTGAAGATGTGATTCCAGCCCGCGCCCGTGTTGTAGCCCTCGGTGATGTAGTCCAGGTTGCCGCCGCCATAGGCGGGCGCCGGCAACGAGGGCGTATCCGGCACCGAGACGTCCTGCTTGCTCAACCGCCAGAAGGCCGTATCCTTCGTGCCCAGGTTCTGGTCCACCCGCACGTCCCACTTGTCCACGTCCTGCCAGCGCGGCGACAAAAACGTGTAGTTCGACGCCAGGTTCGACGACAGCGGAGTGGGATACAGATTGATCAGCCCGCTCGCCACCGGATCGAGCCGCGAAGAGGGGATCACATTGTTTGCGAACACCTGCCCGTTGGTGGGATCCACCAGCTTCTTGGAGGTCAGTTCGCCAAAGTCGCCCGTCCGCATCCGCAGCGTGGGGATCGTGCTCACCACTGTGCTCGTCTCCCGCACCCTCGTCCCTTCGTAGTCGCCGAAGATGAACGTCCGGTTCCTTCCGTTGAACAGCTTCGGAATCACCCCCGGAGCGCCAAACGAGAAGCCATACTGGTTCCGCTTGAACGGCGGCTTGGCCGCGCCGGCCGGCGTGAAGTAGTTCAACGCGTCCAGCTTCTCGTTGCGCAGGAACTCGAACGCCGACCCGTGCACCTGGTTCGTCCCTGACTTCAGCGTCAGGTTCACAATCGCCCCCATCGCGCGCCCGAACTCGGCCGAGTACGCGTTGGTTTGCACCTTGAACTCCTGCACGGCGTCAATGGAAGGCTGCACCATCTCGGCCCGCCGGCCCGCTCCGGCCAACTCCACGGAATTGTTGTCGATGCCGTCGATCAGGTAGTTGTTCTGCGTCACCCGCTGGCCGCCCGAACTGAAGCCGCCAAAGCGGCTGCCCGGCGCCGACGGCACCGCCCCCGTTGAGAGCAGGGCCAGGTCGCCGTAGTACCTGCCGTTGAGCGGCATCTCCACGATCCGCTTGTTGTCGATCACCTGGCCTTGGCTCGCTTCGACAGTGTTGAGCTGCTGGCTCTGCTCGACCACGTCGATCTTCTCCGAAACCGAGCCAACCTCGAGTGTGAAGTTCACCTCGAGCCGCTGATCTACGGCGAGGGCGACATTGCCCAGCGTCGCGAGCTTGAACCCCGGCTTCTCCGCCGCGACGTCATACCGGCCTGGGCCCAGCAACGGCACCGTATACAAGCCGGACTCGTTCGAAACCGCGGTCCGTTCCACGTTTGTACCCGCATTCTTGACCTTTACCGAGGCGCCGGCCACTACCGCTCCACTGGCATCCGCCACCCGTCCGGTAATCTGCCCTGTCTGCCCGTAAGCCGCCGATCCGGCCGCTAAGCTCAATCCGATCAATAAGATTGCGTTAAAAGAGAGACGTTTCTGCATGTTGAATTCCCACCTTCCAGCTCCTCGCTGGCTTTACTAGAGTAAACCGATCTATTTTATATACTACTATGTCGATTGACAAAGGGGAATAAAAAAGAGCCGGCTAGAAACGGTATCTCACCCGCAGCGTGATCGACCTCGGCACACCCGGACAGCCCGCATCCTGCGACGAAAAGTCGTCCGCGATATAGAACCGGTCCGCCAGGTTGGTCGCCGAAACCACCGCCGACACGTTGCCGAACCGGACGCCCAGTGACGACGTGAGCAGCGTGTACGACGGCAGCCACTGCGGGTTCACGACGTTATCCCGCAATGGCCGCGAGCCCACATACGCCGCACTGTTTGTCCACGTAAACCTCGCAAGCTGCAGGGTCACCCCGCCGCCCGCGATGTTGGCCGGACTCATCCGGACCCGGTATCCGCTGAAGTCGGTCGTCAAAGTCGTCCTGAACTCGATGTGCCGCGCATTGTGATGGGCGTAGTTGGCGAAGACCGAGTGCCCGCCCTTGGGCAGCCGGGCCCGCAACTCCGCCTCAAAGCCCCGCACCCGCGAAGTGGCGTTCACGAACGTGAAGTCGTCCGGGCCGGATCGGAACGAGCGCTGCCCGTCGATCTTCCTCATATTGAAATAGGAGGCCTCGCCGCTAAGGCGCCCGCTGCGCACCCGCAACCCGCCCTCCACATTCCGGGTCACCTCCGGCCGCAGCAACTGCGGAATGATCACGTTGTTCTGCGTACTCAGGGCCGGAACCTGCGGCCGGAAACCCTGCGCGAAGTTCCCAAAGGCCACCACATCCAGCCGCTCGCCGCGCAGCAGTGCCACGTCCGCCGCCACCCTCGGGCTCAGCTTCCACTTGTCATACCCTGCCTGCACCGGAGTATCCAGCCTCCGCAGCAACTGGTCGAAGTGATCGAACCTCAGCCCCAGGGTGATGCCTACACGGTCAACCTGCACCCTGTCTTGCAGATAAGCACTCTGCACCGTCTGGTTGAACAACGAAGTCACCGCCGCGCCGCGAATGCCCTTGGGCCCGTTGGCCGCATTCGCCACCGGATTCACATAGTCCGGACCTGTGAATGTGGCCGGATTCGTGAAGGTTGGACTCGCCTGCCGCTGGTCGTTCCCCTCGAACGTGGCCCCGCCCAGCAGCGAACTCTTCACCCGGCCCTTCGCCGCGTCCCAGCGGAGCACCGTGTCGTGGATCCACGTATCCTGCCGCGTATTCGTCTCCGACCACCCCTTGTTCGAGACTGTCGGGGCCGGCAGAATAGTGATGCCGCCGGTCACGAAGCGGTCGTAGCGGTTGAAGTTGAACGTATTCGTCAGCAGCAGGCGCGGCGTCAGCTCCGTGTCCACCTTCCCGGTGAACGAGTGCAGTTGCCCCGAAAAGCCGGCACCGTCGATCCCGAAGTTGTCTTCCGGAGTGATTCCGTACAGCGGCCGTCCATTGCGCAACGGAATGATGGAACCGCGGCCCGCCTCCACGTCGCTGCCCCAGTAGTTCAGCCGCACATTCAGCAGCTTCGAGAACGTGTGGTCCACCGCGAGCGTGCCGAAGTTGGTGTCCCGCCCGGTCTTCTTCTGATACCCATCCGAGCGCGCCAGGGAGCTCGCGCCGGCGATGCGTCCGCGGCTCCATGGAACATGGAACGACCCCTGCCCTTCGAAAGTCGAGAAGCTGCCCACCCCAAAGACCAGCTCCGCGCTGGGCCTGGGTTGCGCCTCCGGTACGGTGAAGAACTGCGCCGTGCCGCCGATGGCGCTGCGCCCATAGACCGACGATGCCGGCCCTTTCACGAACTCCGCCCCCTGCAGCATATTCACCGGAATCATCGTGAGGTCGGCGCTGCCGTTCGCCTGCCGGAACGGAACCCCATCCAGCAGCACCAGCACATCGGCCGTATCCCGCAACCCGCGCGTCGAGATCCTTGTATATACATTGCCCTGCGTGGCATGCTGCAGCCCAGCCACGGTCCGCAGGGCCTCATCGAAGCTGCCGGCGCCCGTGTCGCGCAACTCCTGGGCGCTCACCGTCGAGACCAGAAAGGGTACGTTGAGGGTCTCCTCCTTCACCTTGCTGACGGTCTCCACAAAGTTCGCCATCGGTGCCAGCGCGAGTTCGATCGCCAGCTCCTTCGATCCGCCGGCGGCCAGTTCGAACGGCACCTCTCGCGGGGAGAAGCCCGCCTGGCTGACCGTCAGGTGGTAGGTACCCGCCGGCAGGGCGGAGAGGGACACCCGCCCGTTCTCGTCGCTCTGGGCCGAGCGGCGCGCCGAGCCGGACAGTTCGGCCCGTGCGTCCCGGATGGAGGCTCCACTGGAATCTGTCACCGTCGCGGTGACGGTCCCTGCCGGAGCGGGGTCATTCGGTGCTTGCCAGGAGTGGGCTTGCAGTGTGAAAAGAAGCGCCAGGATCAGCGCGTTGAGTAGGATTCGCATGATTTCGAACTCTGTGGAATAGGAGAGAAACGCCGTTTCCAGCGTTTGGAAAGCGACCGGTTCCAGTACATGAGCAGGCCCGTGACCGACAGCGCAAACGGCGCCAGCCCGATCAGGACATACAGCACCATCACTGCGTACACCGCGATGGGCCCCAGGCCAAAGCCGCCGCCAAACCGGCCGAAGTGCAGCGGCAGCATCAACTTAATGAATTTCGTACCAATCGAGTTGGTGGAGAACCGGTCCACATGGATCACCTGCCCGTCCGCCGGCTCCAGGTAGACATTGGACAGCCCCACCCGGTGCCAGTCGTTCGGCTCCTTCAACTTCACGCCAATCGCCTTGCCGCTATCGTTCGGGAAGCTGATATAGACCGCCCGTGCCCCGGGCATCGCCGCCTCGGCTAGGCGCAGGTAATCCTCATAGCGGATCCGCCGGTCCGCCAGCCGCGTCCTCGCCGGTGGGCCGTTGAAGGCGCATGGGTCGATCTCTCCAATGCGGGCCGTGCGCGTCACCCAGGCCGTGGCGGACTTATACGCATCGGGAAACGCGAAGTACGCGCCGGTGAACGTGACGAATCCGAACAGCAGCGAACTGTAGAACCCCACAACCTTGTGAAGATCGTAGTTCTGGCGCTGCCACCGGCCGCCCCGCAGGTAGTGCAGGCCCGCCCGCCAGGTCCGACGGCCTGGCCACCAGACCACCAGTCCGGTGAGGGCGAGGATCATCCCGGCAATCGCCACAATTCCGTTCACCAGGCGGCCCGTTTTGCCGCCCAGCAGATCCGCATGCAGGCTCCAGAGCCATTGCAGGAACTTGTTCGTGTAGTCATCGCGCCCAATCAGCACTGCGCGGTACTGGTCCACGAAGTTGTGGACCCGGTGCCCCTCCGGTGTGGTGGATCTCAGGTTCCAGGCCGTCTCCGGCCCGGTGTCGAAGGCCGCATTGAAGACCCGGTCGCGCGGATGCTCGCGCAGCACCGCCGCAACGAGGTCGTCCAACGGGAGCCGCCGGGCGTCCGGTTTGACGCTCGACGTCCCGGGTGTCGACATGTAGTTCATCTCCACCCGGAACACAACGATGGCTCCGCTGAGCCCGACAACGCCGAAGACGAGTCCGGCGATCAGGCCCAGCCAGAGGTGAATCTGGTAAAGCCATGCCCGAAACCGGGTACGGCGCGGCTGGTCGGCAAAGGTAGCGAGTGCACTCATGGGAAAAGGGGAATCCGGCCTTAACGCTGGGAGTAGGCCGACAGGGGCGGGCGGACAGTGTCCACTCAAACAGGGAGTGGACTACAAGCTCTTACTTTTTGACTGGTTTCACGGGCGTGGGCGGCGGCGGCAGCGGAGCCGGATCGAGATATCCGCGCGTGCCGTCCGGCCGGATTGGGCCCGGTCCGAAGCCCAGATGCTCGCGGTCGACGTTGTTCTCGCTGCACGAGTACTCGGCCAGCAATTGGCCCGGCTCGCCGGCCACCCACGTCCGCGAGTAAGTGAACGGTTTCGTATAGAACTTCGGATCCTCAATCAGCGTCTCGACGTGCAGGTGGTCGGCATCGGGCCGGGTCCACCGCTCGACGACGTGCAGGGTGTCGCCATGCGGGCTCCCGTTTTCGTCGGCCCAGACCTGCGTGTCCTTAAACCCAATGGAGTCAATCACCAGCGTGTCGCCCTCCCAGTGCCCGATCTCCTCGCCGAAGAACGAGGGATCGGGATCCTCGGAGTGCTTCCGGCCATCCACGGGAATCAGCCGGTAGTAGGTGTAGAAGTAGAGGAACGACACCAGCTTCGGAGTCTGCATCACCATGAACGGCAGGCCGCTGGCGTTGTGCCGCGGAATCCCGCCGATGATGCACACCGCTTCCGGATCCACCGTCGCCGTGGTGTTGTGCTTCCAGGCCGCCTCGCCGGCCGGCGTCAGCGGCAGCTTCAGGCCCGGCAGATCCTTCGCGATATTGCCCACCGGCTTCGTGTTTCGGGTTCCTTTCCAGAAGCCGTTGAAATCGGGGCGGCCATCCGCGGTGCGCGGTGTTGGCTTGGAAGTGCCTTTCTTATCAGCGCCAATCAGATCACCATAAGGCGATTCGGCGGGCTGGTCGGTCGGCTTCGGGGCGGTCGACTGAGCGGCCAGGCGGTCTCCGGCAATCAGGAGGACTCCAGCCAGAATTGTGAGTGCTGAGTGGTTTTGGATGGGCATAGGGTTGGTTTGGATCTTGACTATAACACGAAAACAGTTATTGTAGATAGAATTAGTCGTCTGATGAAAGGAGACTCAATTTGAAGTCAAGATTTGCGCTGATGGCGGCCGTAGCTGTCTTCGCGGCGGCCGTTCCCGTGGTGGCCCACCACTCGTTCGCCGCTGAGTTTGATGCCAGCAAGGCAGTCCGGTTGACGGGCACGCTCACCAAGATTGAATGGACGAATCCGCACTCGTACTTCTACCTCGACGTGAAGAACGAGAAGGGCCAGGTGGAGAACTGGGCCTGTGAGGGCGCCGGCCCCGGAGCCCTCTCCCGCCGTGGGTTCAAGAAGGGCGATATCAAGCTGGGCGACACCTTGATTGTGGATGGATACCGGGCCAAGGACGGCTCCCGGTTGATCGACGGCCGCCGCGTGACGCTGCCGGACGGTCGCAATATCTATGGCGGCACGCCCGGCGATGGTGGACCGGGCGACAACGCTCCGGGCCGCTAAGCACTGGAGTTACCGGACGGGCGGGCGCTTCTCAGGGTGCAGGTCGTGGCAGCCTCGGCAGGTGGCCTCGAGGCGGCCAAAGGCCTGAAGCGCCTGCTCGAACCGGCCCGCCCGTGCTGACAGCAGCACCTCGCGAGCGGCAGCCGAGTTTTGGGCCGCCAGGGCCCGCACATCCTCCTGCCCCGCCTTCTTCCACTCCGCTTCCTCCGCCTTGCCCAGCGCCGCCAGCTTTCCGGCCAGCTTCGCGGACTTTTTCGCATCCCGCGCGGACAGCGCCTCCCACAACTCCTCTTTCCACTCCTGCGCGGCGTCCATCGACTGCTTGCGGTGCTCCGCCGTACCGGCTGAGGCGAGCACGGCGAACACGAATCCGGTGAGTAGTTTACAGCGCATGCGGCTCCTCACAGAAACCCGATCGCCCGGCCCGCCAGGCCCACGCCCAACCACAGCGTGAGCGAGACCACAGCAGAGAGCTTGGCCAGCCGGCCGGGCTGCGTGCCCGGTGCGATGTCCTGTGCGCGCCGGTGGAGGGTCAGGTAGAAGGCCAGCACCAGGACGAAAAGCAGCATTTTCAGGCGGAAGGCCGGATGGTAGTAGCACTTCATCGCCTCGGCGGAGACCAATAGGGCGCCCGAGACCACCGCCCCGGCCAGTCCCATCCAGAACAGCGGAGCGAGCTCCCGGCCCACCTTGGAAGAGACCGTGCGGCTCAGCCCGATGCCGAGAATGGCCAGGTCGCCAATCAGGATCGCTCCGCCGAGCGCGGTCAAGGCCACCAGGTGCAGCATCTCCACCGAGGCGAAACCCCACTTCGAATTGCGCATCACATCGAACAGCGGAGCGGCGGCAAGCCATTGAAAAATAGAGAGGAGAGACATGTTCAGTAGTAGGCGATGGCCCTTCCGGCCAGGATAATCCCGGTCCACAGGGTGAGCGAGGCAATGGCGGCCACCCGGGCCTGTCCGGGCAGGGTGTCCTGCTGATCCCACTCCGCCACCCGGCGGTAGACCGTCGAATGGAAGATGAGAGGGTTCAGCCCGGCCAGCACGAGCAGCAGGATCTTGATCCGGAAGGCCGTGTTTCCATAGGACTTCGCGGCCTCGGCCAGAAACAGCAGCACCCCGCTGACGAACATGGCGGCGAACCCGATCCAAGTCAGCGGCAGGATCCGGCCGGCCACGCTGGACACCGGTTCACGTCTAAGAACCAGTCCCAGCAGGCGCAGGTCGACGATGGCCACGGTCCCGGCCAGCAGCGCGATGGCCAGCACGTGCACTGTTTCAATGAGGGGAAAGAGCAGATCGGACTCGCGGATGACGGTGGCGAACTGCGTGTCGTTGAGCCATTGGAAAAGGTAAGGGACATTTGTTTGCAGCATCCTGGGGATCCTGGAATGGGCGGTGAGCCGGTGACCGCGGCCCAGGTTGGTGACCGGGCCGCAGCCTTCTGAGTATAGTAGATTATATCCGTCTACTAACTATAGATTGATTTAGTATACGTCAGATTGCCGGGTGGCGAAATGGGGGTGGAGAGGCGTTGGGAGGGAAGGATTGGTGAGGCTGAAGGGGAGACGGAGAGGCGGACGGGGAGTGGGCGGGGGGCACGAAGAACGGCCAGGGGATTGAGTTCCGCCGGGTCTGCCTTTCGGACGGCGGCTGGGCGGAGGAGGCGATCGCAGGAAGAGTACTTCAGCCATCCGCAAGGAACCTGAATCTCGGAGACGCGCCAGAAGCCTGGTGCTTGGGGAAGGCGAGTACGCAAGGCGAAAGAAGAGCCCCGGTCCTTGTGATCCCAAGGGTCTGGACGTTGCGGACGATTGCGGCCAAGAGGCGGCAGCCGACGAGGGAGTGCTTGGAAGTGCCAGGTTTGAGCCTGAGGCTCGTGGAGCGGCATGAGACGCCAACTCTTCGGACTATCGATAAGGCCGGGTACCGTCAAGCACTCCGGTAATGAACTTTGAAACTTGGACCACAGCCTAAAACTTCAATTGCTGGACGCGGCCTTGCGGATGCTGCCAGTTCCGGCAAGCGGTCCAACGAATATGATGCAATCGAGAGGGTTCAGCTTCCTGAGCGCTGTGCCGCATGGTGTCGCGCCTATGCGGCGACGCCGGTTTCCCCTGCCTCGCAACACTGCACTCTGTGCCCAAGAGCGCTCCCAGGAATCTAACGAGGTCTGCGATTCTTCGCGACGCAGTGGATCAGCCGTTCCCGCTGCAAGATGACGGAATCGAGATCGGCGGATTCCCAACCGTTCGCCGAGCACTCCTGTAACAGGTTTTCTGCGCAAGCCATCAGGCTTCTGATAAACGGATCAGGGGCAAAATCGAACTGGTGCATTACATTCGTCCCGCCAACCATTCTTTGGACGAACCCAACTTGCCAGGATTCTCGGCGCTTGGCGAAGACCCGGACCAGGTACGGCCCATCCATGAAACTCACTTCAGCATTCCGCCTTCTACCATCAACGAGAGCAACCGCAGCCTCAAGACACCACCTCACTACAACTATCGGGAAATCGCTCCAATGCGGTTCTGGAAAAGCCAGTGTTCCAAATTCGCACCAGATTTGGCCGCAAATGCTTCCGTGGTTGGAACGGGTGAGAGTTCCCGGCAGAACGCGGAGCAGGAATTCCGTTGTCATGTTCACCAGAAAGTTCCAGCGTACCTGAGTGCCATTGACTGCTAAAGGTCAAACGGATGCCCAGGGAATCCAGGAAGCAACGGCACTAAGCAATCCGCCATGAACTGAAGGCTGCGGAGCGCAACACTGCGGAGGCTGAACTACCGGCGTCCAAGGAGCACTTGGCGGCTCTGTTCGGTCAGGTTGACAAACCCCTGGAAGTGGGCGGATGCGGCCCCATCGTTCGCGACACCAGTGAGTACATCCAGGCGAACGGCCTCGACGAACAGCGAACAGCTTCGTGGGTGCGGCGGGTACTGCGACTGTATGGTCGTGAATGCGGCAGACGTCCTCGTGTGTCACTCCCCATCTCGCCGCGAAAGTATCCATCTTCGGCGGCGACAATTGGCTGGCCGCTATTGCCTTGGTCACTTCCCACCGGTGGCCACAGGATCGTTCACCAAAGCCGCGTGTTGGACTCGCTGCCGCCGGTGGACTTGCGGTCTTGAGTGCCGCAGCACAACCGTCGCGCAGTTCGAAAACCGCCGGCGCGTCGGAACTAGACGGGAGACAGGAATCCGCGGTCCTGAAGCATTTGAGCAAAAGGTCTGACAAGCCGGGTCCCACTCCACCGTTCCGCCAATGGACGCCCAGCCGCCATGATCCCGCCTCCACCAATCCCGTCACTCTGCCGGAACGGCGGAGATCCCTGCGGCCCTGATCGCCCCATCGAGTTGAGAAGCAGTGATGACAGCGGAGTCGTAGCTCACGAGAAACCCGCTCTGTCCTTCTGCGAAGCCGAATCCAGTCACACCCTCCATATCCAATAGGCCCTCCAGTGACGATGGGGAGGCTGCGCCCTCCATCGAGTATTGGCGAGACGGTCCCCGCGGATGCAGCCGCTCATACTCTTCCAGGTGGCCACGCCAAATCTGGGCTCGAGCGGCATTCACAGGAACATCGCAATGGCCCTTCTCGTAGCAGTCCACCAGCAGCCGAAGCGCACTCGACTCTCCCTGCTCCGCGGCCCGCTCCAGCCACATCAGCCCCTCCTCGGTATCCTTCTCGCCTCCCTCCCCGAGCAGGAGCATGAAGCCGAGATCGTACCGAGACTCCGCTTCACCCGCCTCCGCGGCCAGACGATACCACCGGACAGCTTCCACCAAATCCTGAGGACCGGCCCAATCCCCGGTCGCATACGCAACTCCCAATGCGCGTTGTGCGTGAACGCTCCCCAGCCGGCCGGCCCGCAGGAGTTCCCGCTGATATTCCGGATTCGACTCATAAGGCTGCAACTCGCGATGAGCCAGAAACCAGATTGCCTCGGGATGTTCCTGGGCGGCAGCGGCCCGCATTAGTCCCAGCATGGAGCCGCGCATCAAATCATCGTCACAGGGAGTGCACCAAAAGTAATGATAGGCGAGCTGATACTCCGCCTCGCAATCGCCGAGATCGACCCAAGGCTGCCAGAGACGCACGACGCCTTCCCAGTCATCGCCATCGAGCGCCTGCTTTGTTTTTGCGAGTAATTCCTGACGCAGGGGTTCTTCCACGGATCAATGCTAACAGGAGCGCTCGGAGGGTTGGCCCGCGCGGCCCGCAACGCCGCATCTCTGTTCTCGAACCAGGAGTTTCTCGACGAGCATCGAGCCTCTGGGCACGTCGGCGCCCTTATCCCTCACGCTTCTGCCCGCTGGTCCGCCCATTTCAAGATCGCGTCCAGCGCCGGACACAGAGCTTGGCCCCAGATGGTCAGCCGGTACTCCACCTTGGGCGGAACCTGCGGATACGCCTGGCGGTGCACGATGCCGTCCGCCTCCAGCGCCTTCAGTTGTTGCCCCAGCATCTTCTGCGTAATTCCGGGGATGGCCCGCTCGAGATCGGAAAAACGCAGAACCTTGCCGCCGAAGAGGTGGAACAGAATCACCAGCTTCCATCGGCCTTCCAGCAGCCGCAGGGCTGCTTCGACATCGGCTGCCGCCGAGACGGGCGTGTAGCGTTTGGACATGACTCGCTCCTAACTTACTTTTTCGTGCGTACTTCCCATTTTAGGAGTAGCATGGCACACTTGCCTCGTGACAGCCAGAACAGGTAACTCCCAATGACAACCACCCATAGCAACTACCCCTTCCCGGTCGCCTCGGAGGAGTTCCAAGGCAAGCGGGTCCTGGTGACCGGCGGAACTAAAGGCGCCGGCGAAGCCATGGTCCGCCGCTTTCTTCTAGCCGGCGCACGCGTCTGTACCGCGGCACGGTCCCCGCTGCCCGCCGGTCAGGCGCCCACCCTCTTTGTGCAGGCCGACCTCGGAAGTGCCGACGGCATCCGCGCGTTAGCCGGCCGAGTTCTGGACGAGTGGGGCGGAGTCGACATCCTGGTCAATTGCGTGGGTGGCTCGGACGCGCCCAATGGGGGCTACTCCGCTTTGACTGACGAACACTGGCAGACGGCGCTCAACATGAACTTATTGGCTGCCGTGCGTTGCGACAGGCACTTTCTGCCCGGCATGATCGAACGCAAAGCCGGCGTCATCCTGCACGTGGCCTCGATTCAGCACCGGTTGCCCTTGTACGATTCCACCCTGGCGTACGCAGCCGCGAAGGGGGCGCTCAGCACCTACAGCAAAGGGCTCGCCAACGAGGTCGGCCCTCTGGGCGTGCGCGTCAACATGATCTCCCCCGGCTTCATCGAAACCTCCGGCGCGCATGGCATGATCGTCGCCTTGGCCGCGAGCCGGGGCACCGACGAGAGCACGGCACGCCAGGCCATCATGGACACGATTGGCGGCATTCCCATCGGCCGGCCGGCACAGCCTGAGGAAGTGGCCGAACTGGCCGCGTTCCTGGCCTCCCCTCGAGCGGCGTCCATCCACGGCAGCGACTATGTGATCGATGGCGGCACGATGCCCACCACGTCCTGACCGGGTGGCCGGCCCGGGACGTCTCGGTGTGTGACTCGCCGGATAGGCGCTTGATCTCTGAAGCCGTCAGGGGCTGGGGACGTCCTGAAAGCGTCCCCAGCTTTCGCACCGCCGCACCTGTCCTGATCAGCGGTGCGCCCTGACGCACTTCTCCCTCAATTCCGGCATTAAACCGTCTTCATTGCCCGTCGCTCAGGATTTATCTTCTCTTTCCATCCAAGCGCTTACAGCCGTACCCTCCTGAGTTGCTCGTCCCCATGGTGTACAACCTCGGCCAAGGAGCAACCACATGGAAATCTTCAAACCGGCGACGGACGGCTTCACGCCGTCGCGCCACTTTCTGCAAACCAGCGGCGCCGAGAACTCCCTCATCCTGGGAGACGACTCGGCCAGCGTCATCACCTGCATCGAGGACCAGGGCCTCTTCAAGGCCCTCCGCGACGACGTCCACCAGCACGTCGCCCCCGCCACCCGCCTCGAGCAGCACATGGCCGACTCCATTGCCGAGGAACTTTGGCGCAACTCCCGGCATTCTCTCGTCGAAACCACCGCCCTCTGCGTGGCCATCGAGCGCGATTGGGAATCGGTCACGAAGGAGTGCCCCAACGCCGATCCCGCTTACCGCACCTACGTCGCCATTCGCGACAGGAGCGCCCGCGACACGGCTTGTATCCGCACCAGCCAGGACTTCGAAGCCCGCACTTGGCGTCGCAGCCGCGCCGACCTCGCCACCCTCCGCACCTACAGGACGAAGCCCCGCTAACGTCCGAAACCGGAGCCCAACGCCATGACGAAACGAACCCGTTGCCACCGCCGCACGCCGCACGCCACCAACCGGCACAGCCTCTACCGCCTGCCTGCCGGCATCGAAGCCAGCCTCTGCCAACAGTCGTTGGAGCAGACGGAGGACATCGCTGACCCGCGCTTCCGCACCCTGTTCGTCCAACGCCTCCTTCTCCGAGGCCATGAGCGCCGCCTCTTCCAACTCGAAGCCAAACTCTGGGCAGAAGCCCTTCATGTCAGCAATGGAGCCCGCCGCCAGGCCGTGCTCTGGATTCACCAGAACCACGCCGAGGTC encodes the following:
- a CDS encoding TonB-dependent receptor, whose translation is MQKRLSFNAILLIGLSLAAGSAAYGQTGQITGRVADASGAVVAGASVKVKNAGTNVERTAVSNESGLYTVPLLGPGRYDVAAEKPGFKLATLGNVALAVDQRLEVNFTLEVGSVSEKIDVVEQSQQLNTVEASQGQVIDNKRIVEMPLNGRYYGDLALLSTGAVPSAPGSRFGGFSSGGQRVTQNNYLIDGIDNNSVELAGAGRRAEMVQPSIDAVQEFKVQTNAYSAEFGRAMGAIVNLTLKSGTNQVHGSAFEFLRNEKLDALNYFTPAGAAKPPFKRNQYGFSFGAPGVIPKLFNGRNRTFIFGDYEGTRVRETSTVVSTIPTLRMRTGDFGELTSKKLVDPTNGQVFANNVIPSSRLDPVASGLINLYPTPLSSNLASNYTFLSPRWQDVDKWDVRVDQNLGTKDTAFWRLSKQDVSVPDTPSLPAPAYGGGNLDYITEGYNTGAGWNHIFTPTLLLSVRAGWNFTLFKRDNPASTQGQLLNAKYGIKGGDNTIPGGFSQMSLTGYRALGIGGFNPVDRDSQNRQLSGDLTWIRGRHNFKFGAGFLRSQNNILNQRNAVGNYSFNSQYTGDGAADFLLGYSNSWSWNTPVNVQLRTYNLSLYAQDDWKITNRLTVNLGLRYEVSPPWVEKYNKMGIFDIDTVPGQAKLVYAANGSRYDRALVTTDKNNFMPRVGFAYKANDATVIRAGYGLYYTYMEPFGDNEFLIGNPPFAYGVSLAGSTTSPAVVLAGGPPSGSTDFTKATGLQFSSFERDPKLSSAHQWNFNIQRQLPKDWFAEVGYSGSRGLHLVRQYEGNFSLPGAGALNSKRIYKSLEIPGTGITTSPLAEVYSHRYDGNSNYHALLTKIEKRFSGGFTLLGSYTFSKAIGDTCGGSAQGNASGCGYQDPRYMSLEKAIDNQDVPHRFVTSTLYDLPFGRGRAFGKSVHPVVDAVVGGWSLGSIVTASSGLPYSVVVSGNPANTGSINIVNRPNVVGELFSTTRTVQQDFNTAALARNAAFTIGNAGRNILRQRSQFGWDFSAAKSWQLQEALRLQFRFEAFQFTNTPRFGTPGNTLGAANFGTITSAATPRNLQLGLKLAW
- a CDS encoding PepSY-associated TM helix domain-containing protein: MSALATFADQPRRTRFRAWLYQIHLWLGLIAGLVFGVVGLSGAIVVFRVEMNYMSTPGTSSVKPDARRLPLDDLVAAVLREHPRDRVFNAAFDTGPETAWNLRSTTPEGHRVHNFVDQYRAVLIGRDDYTNKFLQWLWSLHADLLGGKTGRLVNGIVAIAGMILALTGLVVWWPGRRTWRAGLHYLRGGRWQRQNYDLHKVVGFYSSLLFGFVTFTGAYFAFPDAYKSATAWVTRTARIGEIDPCAFNGPPARTRLADRRIRYEDYLRLAEAAMPGARAVYISFPNDSGKAIGVKLKEPNDWHRVGLSNVYLEPADGQVIHVDRFSTNSIGTKFIKLMLPLHFGRFGGGFGLGPIAVYAVMVLYVLIGLAPFALSVTGLLMYWNRSLSKRWKRRFSPIPQSSKSCESYSTR
- a CDS encoding TonB-dependent receptor yields the protein MRILLNALILALLFTLQAHSWQAPNDPAPAGTVTATVTDSSGASIRDARAELSGSARRSAQSDENGRVSLSALPAGTYHLTVSQAGFSPREVPFELAAGGSKELAIELALAPMANFVETVSKVKEETLNVPFLVSTVSAQELRDTGAGSFDEALRTVAGLQHATQGNVYTRISTRGLRDTADVLVLLDGVPFRQANGSADLTMIPVNMLQGAEFVKGPASSVYGRSAIGGTAQFFTVPEAQPRPSAELVFGVGSFSTFEGQGSFHVPWSRGRIAGASSLARSDGYQKKTGRDTNFGTLAVDHTFSKLLNVRLNYWGSDVEAGRGSIIPLRNGRPLYGITPEDNFGIDGAGFSGQLHSFTGKVDTELTPRLLLTNTFNFNRYDRFVTGGITILPAPTVSNKGWSETNTRQDTWIHDTVLRWDAAKGRVKSSLLGGATFEGNDQRQASPTFTNPATFTGPDYVNPVANAANGPKGIRGAAVTSLFNQTVQSAYLQDRVQVDRVGITLGLRFDHFDQLLRRLDTPVQAGYDKWKLSPRVAADVALLRGERLDVVAFGNFAQGFRPQVPALSTQNNVIIPQLLRPEVTRNVEGGLRVRSGRLSGEASYFNMRKIDGQRSFRSGPDDFTFVNATSRVRGFEAELRARLPKGGHSVFANYAHHNARHIEFRTTLTTDFSGYRVRMSPANIAGGGVTLQLARFTWTNSAAYVGSRPLRDNVVNPQWLPSYTLLTSSLGVRFGNVSAVVSATNLADRFYIADDFSSQDAGCPGVPRSITLRVRYRF
- a CDS encoding DUF6152 family protein — its product is MKSRFALMAAVAVFAAAVPVVAHHSFAAEFDASKAVRLTGTLTKIEWTNPHSYFYLDVKNEKGQVENWACEGAGPGALSRRGFKKGDIKLGDTLIVDGYRAKDGSRLIDGRRVTLPDGRNIYGGTPGDGGPGDNAPGR